Proteins encoded within one genomic window of Vanrija pseudolonga chromosome 3, complete sequence:
- the gad8 gene encoding Serine/threonine-protein kinase gad8: protein MSWKLGKKFKDSGLLKSHNTPSPADNSRSTTPTPGNPHPGESTPILSPPVARSGILRIRVTAGKGLSLPQGVPVPPPVQTALQQHPTSALSASLSSSPRVTTSNRAGPNRDSLQRKQLWWLPYVVLEFDKNEVLVDALGGDLANPRNFRR, encoded by the exons ATGTCGTGGAAGCTCGGAAAGA aGTTCAAGGACTCGGGATTGCTGAAATCCCACaacacgccgtcgccggccgacAACTCGCGctccacgacgccgacgccaggaAACCCTCACCCGGGAGAGTCGACACCGATCCTCAGCCCGCCCGTGGCCCGCAGCGGTATCCTCCGTATCCGCGTGACTGCAGGCAAGGGCCTCAGCCTCCCCCAAGGCG TCCCCGTGCCCCCTCCGGTCCAGACTGctctgcagcagcaccccaCGTCGGCGTTAAGCGcatcgctgtcgtcgtcgccccgcgTCACGACCAGCAACCGCGCCGGACCCAATCGCGACAGTCTGCAGCGCAAGCAGTTGTGGTGGCTCCCGTACGTGGTCCTCGAGTTCGACAAGAATGAagtgctcgtcgacgcgctgggaGGTGATCTCGCCAACCCC CGCAACTTTCGACGTTAG
- the UBC12 gene encoding NEDD8-conjugating enzyme UBC12, producing MIKIWSLKKEQEASAKKKPKTTAAQLRVQKELELPDTMKMVFPDPADVLNFTLALTPDEGIYKGGVFDFTFAINLNYPHEPPKVRCTQKIYHPNLDLDGNVCLNILREDWKPVLNLSSVMVGLQYLFLEPNPDDPLNKEDLRRNRDVFATNVKNSMRGGSVRGETFDKVAK from the exons ATGATCAAG ATCTGGTCGCTCAAGAAGGAGCAGGAGGCGAGCGCGAAGAAGAAGCccaagacgacggcggcgcagcttCGTGTGCAGAAGG AGCTCGAACTGCCCGACACGATGAAGATGGTCTTCCCTGaccccgccgacgtgctcaacttcacgctggcgctgacgcccgacgagg GCATCTACAAGGGCGGCGTGTTCGACTTCACCTTTGCCATCAACCTCAACTACCCGCACGAGCCGCCCAAGGTCCGGTGTACGCAGAAG ATCTACCACCCCAACCTTGACCTTGACGGCAACGTGTGTCT CAACATCCTCCGCGAGGACTGGAAGCCCGTGCTCAACCTCTCGAGCGTCATGGTCGGCCTGCAGTACCTCTTCCTCGAGCCCAACCCGGACGACCCGCTCAACAAGG AGGACCTCCGACGTAACCGCGACGTGTTCGCAACCAACGTCAAGAACTCGATgcgcggcggctcggtcCGCGGCGAGACCTTTGACAAGGTCGCCAAGTAG
- the LAGE3 gene encoding EKC/KEOPS complex subunit LAGE3, with product MSSQLSHSVTLRIPFHTAQHAAHAKRALDVDREVNAGFVERSTKVEGDELVVLVRATSLRLLRLATNSFLSSVELVLRTMGEFAPDPDEVLPSDAELEAISAAAHLEGGGRKGIELKGGAGAGGGEEVK from the exons ATGTCGTCGCAACTCTCACACAGCGT AACCCTCCGGATACCGTTCCACACCGCACAACACGCCGCGCATGccaagcgcgcgctcgacgtaGACCGCGAGGTGAACGCCGGCTTCGTGGAGCGGAGCACCAAGgttgagggcgacgagctggtggt CCTCGTCCGCGCAAcctccctccgcctcctccgcctcgcgacCAACTCATTCCTCTCgtcggtcgagctcgtcctccgcaCAATGGGCGAGTTCgcgcccgaccccgacgaggtgctaccctccgacgccgagctcgaggccatctctgctgctgcgcacctcgaaggcggcgggcggaagGGGATCGAGTTGAAgggtggggctggggctggtgggggcgaggaggtcaagtAA
- the TOXD_2 gene encoding Protein TOXD, with product MSLPTTMKALVGNQTNDGSLVKEVPVPKLNDGDVLVKVAYVSQNPTDWKHVATRTPPDGILGCDFSGTVVAVSGGEEKHRAHLKPGTRVAGVVHGGLFPDKGAFAEYVVTPADLVWVVPDSFSLSDASTFGIPFNTTVQALVHSQKAPWPPAKQNEWIFIYGGSTGVGFFATQIAKLQGYKVVTVASPRNHDLVKSYGADEVFDYKDADAVVANVLKVTGGGVSRALDTISEGNSQEITIKTFGPKGGQLNLLLPADPVAQSLRPDVNVVFLLAYTLFGLEFNFGERDQTFMLPAVKEDLEFHREAVSKTAALVENFGLKAPPVTIRGGLEDIPAGFQEMQEGKVSAKRLVYKVAGGN from the exons ATGTCCCTCCCTACCACCATGAaggccctcgtcggcaaccAGACCAAC GACGGCTCGCTCGTCAAGGAGGTGCCCGTGCCCAAGctcaacgacggcgacgtgctgGTCAAGGTCGCCTATGTGTCGCAG AACCCCACCGACTGGAAGCACGTCGCGACCCGTACCCCTCCCGACGGCATCCTCGGCTGCGACTTCTccggcaccgtcgtcgccgtgtctggcggcgaggagaagcaCCGCGCGCACCTCAAGCccggcacgcgcgtcgctggcgtcgtccACGGCGGCCTCTTCCCCGACAAGGGCGCCTTTGCCGAGTACGTCGTGACCCCTGCCGATCTTGTCTGGGTTGTGCCCGACAGCTTCTCCCTCTCGGACGCGTCGACTTTCGGCATCCCCTTCAACACGACGGTGCAGGCCCTCGTGCACTCGCAGAAggcgccttggcctcctgcCAAGCAGAACGAGTGG ATCTTCATCTACGGCGGCTCcaccggcgtcggcttctTCGCGACCCAGATCGCCAAGCTCCAGGGCTACAAGGTCGTGaccgtcgcctcgccgcgcaacCACGACCTTGTCAAGAGctacggcgccgacgaggtgttCGACtacaaggacgccgacgccgtcgtcgccaacgtGCTCAAGGTGACTGGTGGCGGTGTCTcgcgcgccctcgacacCATCTCCGAGGGCAACTCGCAGGAGATCACCATCAAGACGTTCGGCCCCAAGGGCGGCCAGCTCAACCTCTTGCTTCCTGCCGACCCCGTCGCGCAGTCCCTCCGCCCCGACGTCaacgtcgtcttcctcctcgcctacACCCTCTTCGGCCTCGAGTTCAACtttggcgagcgcgaccagACCTTCATGCTGCCCGCCGTcaaggaggacctcgagTTCCACCGCGAGGCCGTCAGCAAGACTGCCGCGCTTGTTGAGAACTTTGGCCTCAAGGCGCCTCCCGTCACCATCCgtggcggcctcgaggacatCCCTGCTGGTTTCCAGGAGATGCAGGAGGGCAAGGTCAGCGCCAAGCGTCTCGTGTACAAggttgccggcggcaactaa
- the BH0283_1 gene encoding putative isomerase, whose amino-acid sequence MTVAPVQYYTGNAFTSTPHGGGQAAILVLPSTDPRLQDDEFKSTTARDFNLPMIAFHSLLEDGEVPLYSVEWRLPDGNEAPLCGHASLVGAHIIFGLHPDAKAVEFKTNARGVVRAEKYPNGEIGIELPLQAAGVPTAEEKARLGHILASAAGLPDSAVLEVTTWQEGGAATAEIGPEVDLGNIKVDIEALRAIPHHAILTQLIGNGDDGVRVNSRVFIPNWGVLEDPVCGSGHSAITAHYLLGPASSRVAKLVAGGDASSATLDAKQLSERGGALKTSLAGKNVRLVGRAWRTGRGELEVF is encoded by the exons ATGACCGTCGCACCAGTACAGTACTACACGGGCAACGCCTTCACCTCGACGCcccacggcggcggacaggcggccatcctcgtcctcccctcCACCGACCCGCGGCTgcaggacgacgagttcaagtcgaccacggcgcgcgactTCAACCTGCCCATGATTGCGTTCCACAGCCTGctggaggacggcgaggtgccgCTGTACTCGGTCGAGTGGCGGCTGCCGGACGGCAACGAGGCGCCGTTGTGCGGGCACGCATCCTTGGTCGGCGCGCACATCATCTTCGGGCTGCACCCGGACGCCAAGGCAGTCGAGTTCAAGACcaacgcgcgcggcgtcgtccgcgcAGAGAAGTACCCCAACGGCGAGATTGGCATCGAGCTCCCCCTGCAGGCTGCGGGCGTGCCCACGGCCGAAGAGAAGGCGCGCCTAGGCCACatcctcgcctcggcggccgggCTGCCCGAcagcgccgtgctcgaggtcaCTACGTGgcaggagggcggcgcggcgacggccgagatTGGCCCCGAGGTCGACTTGGGGAACATCAAGGTGGACATTGAGGCCTTG CGCGCGATTCCCCACCACGCCATCCTGACCCAGCTCATCGGtaacggcgacgacggcgtgcgcgtcaaCTCGCGCGTCTTCATCCCGAACTggggcgtgctcgaggacccGGTG TGCGGCTCGGGCCACTCGGCCATCACGGCGCACTACCTCCTCGGCCCTGCGTCGTCacgcgtcgccaagctcgtcgctggcggaGATGCGAGCTCAgccacgctcgacgcgaAGCAGctcagcgagcgcggcggcgcgctcaagaCCAGCTTGGCGGGGAAGAATGTGCGGCTTGTGGGCAGGGCGTGGCGCACGGGCcggggcgagctcgaggtgtTCTAG
- the DIC1_1 gene encoding Mitochondrial dicarboxylate transporter, whose translation MAACCTHPLDLMRVRLQTTRGDASLLKGVKDVYASGGIRAFYTGLTASIFRQMTYSLTRLGAYDVIKAQLSNNGTKKLTMGDLVIASAGAGALGGLAGNPADVILVRMISDPIKPKDKQFHYRNAFHGVYRMVKDEGAASLFRGVVPNTIRAVLMNSSQLVSYDVFKGMILQHTDMKDGIPVHFIASALAGTVATTVCSPADVVKSRVMAREGPGGPMKVLTKSWQKEGPRFLFKGWLPAWIRLTPNTIFMFVFLEQLRHVVDRVREQVQ comes from the exons A TGGCCGCATGCTGCACACATCCTCTCGACCTCATGCGAGT gCGTCTCCAGACCACCCGGGGCGACGCGAGCCTGCTCAAGGGCGTAAAGGATGTGTATGCCAGCGGGGGCATTCGTGCCTTTTACACTGGCCTCACGGCTAGCATCTTCCGCCAGATGACCTACTCGCTTACAAGGCTCGGGGCGTACGATGTGATCAAGGCGCAGCTGTCCAACAATG GAACAAAGAAGCTCACCATGGGCGACCTGGTCATCGCCTCGGCCGGAGCTGGTGCGCTTGGCGGTCTGGCCGGTAACCCCGCCGACGTGATCCTCGTGCGCATGATCTCGGACCCGATCAAGCCCAAGGACAAGCAGTTCCACTACCGCAATGCGTTCCACGGCGTCTACCGCAtggtcaaggacgagggtgCCGCCAGTCTGTTCCGCGGTGTTGTCCCCAACACT atCCGTGCCGTCCTCATGAACTCGTCGCAGCTCGTCTCGTACGACGTGTTCAAGGGGATGATCCTCCAGCACACGGACATGAAGGACGGCATCCCCGTGCACTTTATCGCCTCGGCTCTGGCCGGTaccgtcgcgacgacggtcTGCTCGCCCGCCGATGTGGTCAAGTCGCGCGTCATGGCCCGCGAGGGTCCCGGAGGCCCGATGAAGGTGCTTACGAAGAGCTGGCAGAAGGAGGGACCAAGGTTCCTGTTCAAGGGCTGGCTTCCTGCTTGGA TCCGCCTAACGCCGAATACCATTTTCATGTTTGtcttcctcgagcagctgcgccacgtcgtcgaccgcgtgcgcgagcaggtGCAGtag
- the erd1 gene encoding Protein ERD1 1 — protein MDIDTPPDLLPPEAITPLELPEFSAGFPLPFRVLFLVGLALLLWAVNLHVLHLLGLDSSWILDIRDSDDTGDLTSPPVDGGVDANEIDLALDTLSLPPASAAAHIAPHVRHALDSPRANTPPPAAGRRPSAKLYGPVYRLFLAYAAWCLAGWGVFRWITGDKTDKMEAWRGLVGFIALAPLAAALLPWRGIAHRERRAFRKSIHRILVPPPNAPIFFADVILADILTSFAKVLGDLYVSASQIIFGGITHGRVAPHGVSKWITLAMVGLPYLLRFRQCMLEFYHSGWQSKRPFANALKYASAFPVILLSAAQKDVVREVAEAKGVTPAELNTAPTRWFGEHPVFRLWLLAVVVNSMFSFYWDVEMDWGLSLCELETWLPSQADSSSGHLTPNARSPSPPRGIFARIRRTLGRDTHQRSPHPAHHSLNDVSPSTKPALWGLRQTLLLPDPIVYYLFALLDLVLRFTWSLDLSTHLHTISKIESGVFFMEALELVRRWMWVFIRVEWEAVKMGELARFRTGRERTAVLWADKSGDDDDN, from the exons ATGGACATTGACACCCCCCCCGACCTGCTTCCCCCAGAGGCAATCACACCGCTTGAGCTGCCAGAGTTCAGCGCCGGCTTTCCGCTGCCCTTCCGCGTGctcttcctcgtcgggctcgcgctGCTATTGTGGGCAGTGAACCTGCACGTGCTGCACCTGCTCGGGCTGGACAGCAGTTGGATCCTCGATATCCGGGACTCGGACGACACGGGCGACTTGACCTCCCCGCCcgtggacggcggcgtcgacgcgaacgagatcgacctcgcgctcgacacgctctccctcccccctgcTAGTGCCGCAGCGCACATCGCGCCGCATGTCCGCCACGCGCTCGACAGCCCGCGCGCAAACACgcccccgccagccgccggccgccggcCAAGCGCGAAGCTGTACGGACCGGTATAccgcctcttcctcgcctaCGCGGCGTGGTGTCTTGCCGGCTGGGGCGTGTTCCGCTGGATCACGGGCGACAAGACGGACAAGATGGAGGCGTGGCGCGGCCTCGTTGGCTtcatcgcgctcgcgccgctcgcggctGCGTTGTTGCCGTGGCGCGGGATCGCTCACCGCGAGCGCAGGGCATTCCGCAAGAGTATCCACCGCATCCTCGTCCCCCCGCCCAACGCGCCAATCTTCTTCGCGGACGTGATCCTCGCTGATATCCTCACGTCCTTCGCCAAGGTGCTCGGCGATCTCTACGTTTCCGCCAGCCAGATCATCTTTGGCGGTATCACGCACGGAAGGGTCGCGCCGCATGGCGTGTCCAAGTGGATCACGCTAGCGATGGTTGG CCTCCCATACCTCCTCCGATTCCGCCAGTGCATGCTTGAGTTCTACCACTCTGGCTGGCAGTCCAAGCGGCCGTTCGCCAACGCGCTGAAGTACGCCTCTGCCTTCCCCGTCATCCTGTTGTCCGCAGCCCAGAAGGACGTCGTAAgggaggtcgccgaggccaagggcgtcacccccgccgagctcaacaCGGCGCCAACAAGATGGTTTGGCGAGCACCCCGTCTTCCGGCTCTGGcttctcgccgtcgtcgtaaACTCCATGTTCTCGTTCTACTGGGACGTCGAGATGGACTGGGGACTGTCGCTGTGCGAGCTGGAAACCTGGCTCCCATCGCAGGCCGACAGCTCGTCTGGCCACCTCACACCCAACGCGcgcagcccgtcgccgccaagagGCATCTTTGCGCGCATCCGCCGCACGCTGGGCCGCGACACGCACCAGCGCAGCCCACACCCAGCGCACCACAGCCTCAACGACGTGTCGCCCTCGACAAAACCGGCCCTCTGGGGCCTCCGCCAGACATTACTCCTCCCTGACCCCATCGTGTACTACCTCTtcgccctgctcgacctcgtgctcCGCTTCACGTGGAGCCTCGACCTCTCGACCCACCTGCACACCATCAGCAAGATCGAGTCGGGCGTCTTCTTCATGGaagcgctcgagctcgtccgccgcTGGATGTGGGTGTTTATTCGCGTCGAGTGGGAGGCGGTCAAGATGGGCGAGCTGGCTCGTTTCCGTACCGGAAGGGAACGCACCGCCGTGCTCTGGGCCGACAAGagcggagacgacgacgacaactaG
- the ngg1 gene encoding Chromatin-remodeling complexes subunit ngg1 codes for MAPRAPTLLSLMSSTGTYPPVPNTEDLESLRSALEAQSSSTATRIASFPAPSNGTNMSKKTAPAGKSAAAFREEAKQNKKDGKKRKEREETDERERAALAANQRAGAALEAVERRRVDPEVKVKNERAASPAPSNASSASFRPGGPQATYGGIQKRKKAKRVLDSDDEAAHSTPPPHQASTSGLKLKLAPGVHNKSRPQPVDPSPTPSSTASAPLPGGHIDWTLPAPPQRALVPPRPEVQKPLPAGPKRQSEVDEDYSDKKAPSQIAMATFWQNVEPYIRDIREDDLAMLNFKADTPDSYLIPQRGRHYTEIWDEEDALPPGTTPRFPVPNLRQAANGTHQPPLVHCVPTEIRDANLLEENKGLGSMTERVVAAVIGGDDIAAAAKEAADKKPEPEGEPVNATRVDVVDLEDRVKKELRSVMLLGEHEEFDAANRDDDEVTSALRQCQRLLLQQTAINEARKTRLGKIAKDRLAYGEYQGVLEETEKQIEALWAKRIKKHGSGGKKTLQNGVISGNGRPAVPDSLKRLLSVRNRWIDTVGRTMHERPDGEVSGLPSKSIYEGIVDENEDGDVKTVDEAMEVDEADEDEVDGTAV; via the exons ATGGCTCCCCGCGCACCCACCCTCCTCTCGCTCATGTCCTCGACAGGCACGTACCCGCCCGTGCCCAAcaccgaggacctcgagtcGCTGCGGTCGGCGCTCGAAGCGCAGTCCAGTTCCACCGCGACGCGGATAGCGTCCTTCCCTGCCCCCTCGAACGGCACCAACATGTCCAAgaagacggcgccggcgggcaaGAGCGCCGCTGCGTTCCGCGAGGAGGCGAAGCAGAACAAGaaggacggcaagaagcgcaaggagcgcgaggagacggacgagagggagcgcgcggcgctcgcggccaacCAGAGAGCCGgggccgccctcgaggccgtggaGAGGCGAAGAGTCGAccccgaggtcaaggtcaaGAATGAGAGAG CGGCGTCCCCCGCCCCGTCGAatgcgtcgtcggccagcttCCGGCCCGGCGGCCCTCAGGCGACCTACGGCGGCATTCAGAagcgcaagaaggccaagcgGGTGTTGGattccgacgacgagg cagcacatTCGACACCACCGCCCCACCAGGCGTCGACATCTGgcctcaagctcaagctcgcgccTGGAGTACACAACAAGTCGCGCCCGCAGCCGGTTGACCCCAGCCCTACGCCATCGTCGACAGCATCAGCGCCGCTACCTGGAGGGCATATCGACTGGACACTGCCGGCACCACCGCAGCGCGCACTAGTGCCCCCACGACCAGAGGTGCAGAAgccgctgcccgccggcCCGAAGCGCCAgagcgaggtggacgaggactACAGCGACAAGAAGGCGCCAAGCCAGATCGCCATGGCGACGTTCTGGCAGAACGTCGAGCCGTACATCCGCGACATTCGAGAGGACGACCTCGCAATGCTCAACTTCAAGGCCGACACACCAGACTCGTACCTCATCCCGCAGCGGGGACGGCACTACACCGAAATatgggacgaggaggatgcctTGCCGCCGGGAACGACACCGCGGTTCCCGGTGCCCAATTTACGCCAAGCGGCCAACGGCACACACCAGCCCCCGCTGGTACACTGCGTCCCGACAGAGATCCGCGACGCcaacctgctcgaggagaacAAGGGGCTTGGGTCGATGACGGAGCGTGTGGTTGCGGCGGTTATTGGCGGAGACGATATTGCGGCTGCGGCCAAGGAGGCGGCAGACAAGAAGCCAGAGCCGGAGGGCGAGCCTGTAAACGCgacgcgcgtcgacgtcgtcgacctcgaagaccgcgtcaagaaggagctcCGTTCGGTCATGCTCCTTGGCGAGCATGAGGAGTTTGATGCGGCAAaccgtgacgacgacgaggtcaccTCTGCGCTCAGACAGTGCCAGCGGCTACTGCTCCAACAAACCGCGATCAACGAGGCGCGCAAGACGCGCTTGGGGAAGATTGCAAAGGACCGCCTCGCATATGGCGAGTACCAGGGTGTGCTCGAGGAGACGGAAAAGCAAATCGAGGCCTTGTGGGCCAAGCGCATCAAGAAACACGGCTCGGGCGGTAAAAAGACACTGCAGAATGGTGTCATTTCCGGCAACGGTCGACCTGCAGTTCCCGACTCGCTCAAGCGGCTATTGAGTGTCCGCAACAGATGGATCGACACGGTCGGCCGCACGATGCACGAGCGCCCGGATGGTGAAGTTTCCGGGTTGCCGTCCAAGAGCATCTACGAGGGCATTGTCGACGAaaacgaggacggcgacgtcaAAActgtcgacgaggccatggaggtggacgaggcggatgaggacgaggttgacggCACGGCCGTCTGA
- the pfk1_1 gene encoding ATP-dependent 6-phosphofructokinase, whose product MPHQHLNLTESETNNTASAAAAPESEPMTPAPVVHHAVVGVVPPSEASEVGYDAAPVSQPHPKARAKRTRKIAVLTSGGDSAGMNAAVRAVVRQGIARGCETYIIREGWEGLVRGNATEPTPAVSRRPSAAPSPAFGPKSVGFAGLSALDLGARAHPAPSAPESHTAADPKAIAPLSDAPLSFGYGGLLRDGAGEGDPDEVAAAFAGHETIDTEEDDGGKTLKGRYIVRVGWDDVRGWLGEGGTLIGSSRCPSFRTREGRLKAAHNLIRYGIDCLAVCGGDGSLTGADKLRGEWPSLLAELHSNGDIDDEQLEAYRYLNIVGLVGSIDNDMSMTDLTIGADTALHRICEAVDSISSTASSHSRAFVIEVMGRHCGWLALMAGVATGADFIFIPEHPPTSDNWEKEMCDVLHQHRRIGKRKSIVIVAEGALDRNLKPIKADHVKQVLVEQLGLDTRVTTLGHTQRGGTPSAFDRILPTLQGVKAVEALLEATPETPSYMIGIQENKITKVPLLEAVAKTQAVAAAIESQDFALAMSYRDSEFRDMLEAFQVSSSLKTTDHLPENQRLRVGIIHVGAPAGGMNAATRQAVRYCHNRGHVPVAIYNGFDGLLEDNVAELSWLRVDNWNTRGGSELGTNRTLPTIDLGGVAAALQRHAIDALLLIGGFEAYSSILSLDTARKDYPSLHIPMIHLPATLSNNVPLTDFSLGSDTSLNALVLACDAIKQSASASRNRVFVVETQGGMSGYIATLGALAVGAVLLYTPEEGVSLRRLLDDVDFLKERYALDERGKSEGRLVIKSEKASSVYTTEFITKIFKEEGQELFDARSAQLGHTLQGGVPSPLDRCRAARLSLLSMQFLEKHAHPNSQAFHGRRKPGSDAAPETAVMIAIQRSKIVFASMDNVQRHSDMRLRRGTDVWWSGIKHLAEVMGGRAGLVQDSHGQRFSRM is encoded by the exons ATGCCCCACCAACACCTAAACCTCACCGAAAGCGAAACGAACAAcaccgcgtccgccgccgccgcgccagagTCCGAGCCCATGacccccgcgcccgtcgtccaccacgccgtcgtcggcgtcgtgccccCCTCCGAGGCCTCGGAAGTGGGGTACGATGCCGCGCCGGTCTCACAGCCCCACCCCAAGGCGCGCGCAAAGCGCACCCGCAAGATTGCCGTCCTCACCTCGGGCGGCGACTCGGCCGGCATGAACGCCGCGG tccgcgccgtcgtccgccaGGGAATCGCTCG CGGTTGCGAGACCTACATCATCCGCGAGGGCTGGGAGGGCCTCGTGCGCGGCAACGCGACTGAGCCGACGCCTGCCGTCTCGCGTCGCCCGTCagcggcgccctcgccggcctttGGGCCCAAGAGCGTCGGCTTTGCCGggctctcggcgctcgaccttggcgcgcgcgcgcaccctGCACCTTCGGCGCCCGAGAGCCACACTGCGGCCGACCCCAAGGCGATCGCGCCGCTGTCCGACGCGCCGCTGAGCTTTGGCTAcggcggcctgctgcgcgacggcgcgggcgagggcgaccccgacgaggtggcggccgCTTTTGCCGGCCACGAGACGATcgacaccgaggaggacgacggggGAAAGACGCTCAAGGGGAGATATATCGTCCGTGTTGGCTgggacgacgtgcgcggttggctcggcgagggcggaaCGCTTatcggctcgtcgaggtgtCCTTCGT TCCGCACCCGCGAGGGCCGCCTCAAGGCCGCGCACAACCTCATCCGCTACGGCATCGACTGTCTCGCTGTGTGCGGCGGTGACGGCTcgctcaccggcgccgacaagctgcgcggcgagtgGCCGTCGCTCCTGGCCGAGCTGCACTCGAACGGCGatatcgacgacgagcagctcgaggcctACCGCTACCTCAAcattgtcggcctcgtcggctcgATCGACAACGACATGTCGATGACCGACCTGACGAttggcgccgacacggcgctgCACCGTATCTGCGAGGCGGTCGACTCGATCTCGTCTACCGCGTCGtcgcactcgcgcgcgtTCGTCATCGAGGTCATGGGCCGCCACTgcggctggctcgcgctCATGGCCGGCGTGGCGACCGGCGCAGACTTCATCTTTATTCCTGAGCACCCGCCCACCAGCGATAACTGGGAGAAGGAGATGTGCGACGTgctccaccagcaccgccgcaTTGGCAAGCGCAAGAGCATTGTCATTGTTGCCGAGGGTGCGCTTGACCGCAACCTCAAGCCTATCAAGGCCGACCACGTCAAGCAGGTgcttgtcgagcagcttggcctcgacaCGCGTGTCACGACGCTCGGCCACACTCAGCGTGGTGGCACGCCGTCCGCGTTCGACCGTATTCTC CCCACCCTCCAGGGtgtcaaggccgtcgaggccctcctcgaAGCCACTCCCGAGACGCCGTCGTACATGATCGGCATTCAGGAGAACAAGATCACCAAGGTGcccctcctcgaggccgttgCCAAGACTCaggcggtcgccgccgctatCGAGTCGCAGGACTTTGCCCTCGCCATGTCGTACCGTGACTCCGAGTTCCGCGACATGCTCGAGGCGTTCCAGGTCAGCTCGTCGCTCAAGACGACCGACCACCTCCCGGAGAACCAGCGCCTGCGTGTCGGTATCATCCACGTCGGCGCCCCTGCGGGCGGCATGAACGCTGCCACGCGCCAGGCCGTGCGCTACTGCCACAACCGCGGGCACGTGCCCGTTGCCATCTACAACGGCTTTGACGGTCTCCTCGAGgacaatgtcgccgagcTGTCGTGGCTCCGCGTCGACAACTGGAACACTCGTGGTGGTTCCGAGCTGGGCACCAACCGTACCCTCCCCACGATTGACCTCGgtggcgtcgcggccgcgctccagCGCCACGCGATCGACGCGCTGCTTCTTATCGGTGGCTTTGAGGCGTACAGCTCTATCCTCAGCCTCGACACCGCGCGCAAGGACTACCCCTCGCTCCACATCCCCATGATCCACCTCCCCGCCACGCTGTCTAACAACGTCCCGCTCACCGACTTCTCCCTCGGCTCGGACACGTCGCTcaacgcgctcgtgctcgcttgcgacgccatcaagcagagtgcctcggcgtcgcgaaACCGCGTGTTTGTCGTCGAGACACAGGGTGGTATGAGCGGCTACATTGCCAcgcttggcgcgctggctgTCGGTGCCGTGCTCCTCTACACGCCCGAGGAGGGTGTctcgctccgccgcctgctggacgacgtcgacttcCTCAAGGAGCGTtatgcgctcgacgagcgcggcaagTCGGAGGGCCGTCTGGTTATCAAGTCGGAGAAGGCGTCAAGCGTGTACACGACCGAGTTTATCACCAAGATCTTCAAGGAGGAGGGACAGGAGCTGTtcgacgcgcgctcggcccagctcggccacaCGCTGCAGGGCGGTGTTCCCTCGCCCCTCGACCGATGCCGTGCTGCTCGTCTCTCGCTGCTCTCGATGCAGTTCCTCGAGAAGCACGCCCACCCCAACTCGCAGGCGTTCCACGGGCGCCGCAAACCCGGATCTGACGCCGCCCCCGAGACGGCGGTCATGATCGCCATCCAGCGCTCCAAGATTGTGTTCGCGTCCATGGACAATGTGCAGCGCCACTCGGACatgcgcctgcgccgtggCACCGACGTGTGGTGGAGCGGCATCaagcacctcgccgaggttATGGGCGGCCGTGCGGGCCTCGTGCAGGACAGCCATGGGCAGCGTTTCTCGCGCATGTAA